In Bos indicus x Bos taurus breed Angus x Brahman F1 hybrid chromosome 4, Bos_hybrid_MaternalHap_v2.0, whole genome shotgun sequence, the sequence AGAATGCGCTATAAAGCAGAGCAGTTTCAGAACACGTGTATCGAACAGCACCATACCCAGGTCCTACTTGTATTAACAGACTGCAGGGGCTCTCCAAGTGTGACCTCTCAAAGAGCAGCATCAGCCTCACCCGGGAATCTGCAGGAAATACAGTCTTTGCTCCCGGCAAGCTGAGCCTCCACAAGCCCTCCATGTGAGTCTGATGTACTAACGTGAGAACTTATCTGCTGTTTGGAACATATCTGTTTGCAGATAACTGAGATTTCATAAAAGACTTGAAAGTCTACAGTTTCACTGGAAATGGAGAAACTGGCTGTGTTGAAAGAGCATGTATACTTTCTGAGCAAACAGAACCCAACCATAATTCTGGAGATCTTAAGGTAATAAAAGATATCCAAAATTCATTCAATAATATATAATCTCCAGAGAACACATATAAGTTATGACTGCTCCTCTGGAGTTGACTATAACAGAATTTAACACCTAACAGTGGAAGCTAATTTTGCTCCAAGGGAATAGAAGTATAGGTTTGGCACTCAGGAGCATTTCGAACTTAACTGAGGTTATTTTATCAGTAAACAGAAGACAACAAAGTCCAAAGTAAGAATAGACAGGCTCTGtaactgaatttaaaaagacTAAACCACTGAATAAATGGGGGTTAGTCATTTGGGGGAATTTTTCTGAAAGCAGCATAGCTTAAAATAGGATCTTGAGATCTATTTTTGATAAAATTACAGTGCTTCTATAAATAGCAGGGTTCTTCACACTTGTATGTGTTTTTGGCTGGGGGACACAGAAGAAGGGAATAAATAACCTGTGAACTCCCTGAAACTACACACAAAATTCTATGGGCAGCTGCATTTTCCAGAGATGACCCATAGCGCTTGTCACTACACTCTCAAAGCCATCTGTGACCAAATGCAAGCTATAAACCAATACCTGGCGAAAAGAAATCTGCCACTTTAAAGGGTATCTCATTGCCTAACATACAATAAACTATAATTCTAGAACTAGTAACCTCATGAGGTGGAAGCAACGAGAACAGACTCTGATGAAGAACGGAAGCACTGAACACCTCCATGGGCAGGGAAGATACCAGCATGCTTGTCAGCACCATCAGCATAAGACAATTTAAGATTACACCATCTCAGATTTTTAAGTGACATTATCTCTAAAGCAAAAAAAAGGATAATACGGGGAGAAAAAGAGGATCTAAATTTTCTTGGTTCTGTCTCTGGCCTGCTGAGGACATTCGATCAGGAAGAGGTCACACCCACTGCCATCATCTGGTTTCAACCGTGCCTGCAAGCCTGCCTGGCCACTGTCAGAAACTGGCCCTGCAACTGTCCCGTTCTGCACCTCCAGAGCTGCTGAGGCCCAGATACGTGGGGAGGGCGATACCCTCAAGGTTCAATCCTAGCCCTTTGGCTCCTTCTCGAAGATCATAGGCTCTCATTACTTAAGTCTTTTTCCTACACAAGTAGCTCCCAAATTCACGTCTTTGGTCCTGACGTCCTCAGAGGCTCTCAACTCCTTCCGTTTTCCTCCTCCTTCAGTCACAAGGCACTGGCGGCACAACCATGCCATTACACTGTTTTTCACGTGTGTTCCTTTCCTTTTGGTCCGCTATCCTGTTCAGAACCCCTGCCATCTCatcacagcatgtggggtctcagctccccagccagggatcgaacctgcaccccgtgcgttggaagcatgaagtcttaaccactggactgccagggaagccctctacctCATTCTTTACAATGGTGTCATATTAATCTTTCTGAATCATCACTGTGAATGCATCACCTTTCTATTCAAAAACTACTAATGACGTTGGAGTGTCAGCACAAGGAAGTCCAGTTCCTTTGGGAAGACGTTCAAGGCCCTGGGCATTCTGGTCCCTTGATCTCCAATCTTGTTTTTGGCACTCCTGGGCCCCAGACACTTGGTTCACCACCAGGTCCTGAACATCACACACAGCTCTAACCAGTATGCTGTGCCCCCTGTGTAGGACCCCTtcacccctcctctctcctcagcAGCTTCCACCCTCCAAGGACAGCTGAAATCTCACAACCTCCTGACCACATCTACCCAGGTGGTAGTTTCTTCCTCTTCACTACTGCAGAAGACACTGTCTCTAATCTTTTCTTGTCTCAGGAACATTAGGGgacgtgcttttttttttttttttttaactgaaatcaaGACTCTCATCTAACTGAGGTGCCTTGAATTCAaggttcacattttaaaaaatctctgagAGCTCACATAGTTCCCCATTATAAGGGTCTCAAAATTTagggtgaaagtcgctcagtcgtgtccagctctttggaccccatgggctatatatatatagtccatggaattctccaggccagaatactggagtgggtagcctttcccttctccaggggatctttctaacccagggatcaaacccaggtcacccgcattgcaggcggattctttaccagctaagccacagggaagcccgagaatactggagtgggtagcctatcccttctccaggggatcttcctgacccaggaattgaaccaaggtcctacactaaaggcagattcttcacctactgagctatcagggaatctcTGGCAGTTCACATAGTTCCCCATTATAAGGGGCTCAAAATTGAACTCTGCTGCAATTCAAGTCATGGAACATTGTAATCAGAGAATCAGAACCCAACAGGTCCTTGAATCTGTATCAGGGAATGAGATCTGTGAAGTGGGCTCATAGGCCCATCATGTCACCAAGAAGCAGGAGCCCACAGCTGACATGGTGATTAGGGATGTATCTTTTAACTATCAGGCACATAAAATCCTTTATCAGCTgcataaaatttggaaaacaaagagtAAATCCCTAGTAAAAGGAATGATTAGACCAAAGCCACTGAAGAAATGTAAACAGCATTCATTTTGTTAAATGACCTTCTGATAGGACTCCCTCTGAAAGAATTCCTGTTGTCCCACCCTTACTCCAAGCCCAGGAGACTCTCAGGAAAGTACCTGATGATCAAAGAACCTGTTCTAGCCATGGCTTTGAAGCAAGGGTGAGTTTACTCCTTTGCAGGAGCTGCTATCACTGAGAAGCTGGCAACAGCATGTAAAGGACAACATTCAGCTATAAACCACTGAAATTGGCCTCACCCGAAGTTCAGCAGATACATAATCTATTTCATAGAAGTAAGACaactgagaaacagaaatgaaatccaCAGACAACGCTGAAGACAGACAGGGACTACCCTACCTCAACAGATCAAAGACAATCTCCTAGCAACCTTAATTTTACCATGGATATTCCCAAGTTTAGGAGAGTACTGTTTTCCTGGAATCAAATGGAAGAATTAGTATCGATTTACCAGTGGACTATTTTCAGTTTCAAAACAGAACTCCCTAAAGGTAAAAAAGTCAGTGGTACAGCCAATAATTGAGGCTAACGGAGACTAACTGATCACAAAAATGCTGATGACCTGCAGGAATCTAGTTCAAAAGTTATCTACCCGAAGATCTGTCTTGTGGTCACACAACTTATAACAGGTCATGTTAATTCATGAAAGAGCAACAAAACAGTATTTTACAAGCACAATTCTAGCAAACTTTTACCGGCCAACGTCATCGTGAGAACAATAGCTGGAACCCTAAGCAGCAGTATCAATCAAGAAGTCACTGTCCTGTGTACTCCTGACTTATATGTACCTTTCCTTGGTTGGCTGGGTGCATATTGGTGTCTCCTCACCTCCTGAGTGCTTGGGAAACAAGTTGCTTAGCTGGGAGAACCCGATCCTGGACCATTCTTACTCTGGGAGCACAGCCACCCTGGGAGGTCAACACTGCAGCAGCCGGCTGGCCCcagatctttctctctctccttttaaaacttcaggtatttattttggctgtgctgggtcttcctgggagggcttttctctaatttagGAGAGCGGGGGGCTACTCTTTTGTTGTGAaacacaggctccagggccctcgggctcagtggctgtggctcccaggctctagagcacaggctctgaagttgtggtgcgtgggcttagttgctctgagacacatgggatcttcccagatgagggatcggactcatgtctcctgcattggcaggcggactctttaccactgggccaccagggaagtccctgttttcttttttaaaaactagactgCAAGGTAGGAGACACAATACAATAAGTAAAAAGTAGGGAGAGAGAATAACTCTAGTAAAGCCCAGCCCGCCTGGCATAGAAGCACGGACATGTCTGGCCCCGACGTGTCACCAGCTCTCTGATGCACAGCATGCCCTACACCTCAGGTACCTACCTGAGCGGTCTGGTCAAGAAGAACGTGAACTTTGTAGCCCAAGAGCTTGAAGAGGGTGACGAGAGTGCTGTGGTCCACATCCCCTCCAGAGCGGAACTCCAGGTCTTTCTCTCCAGTGAAGTGTACGTTGCTCAGCACCAGTGCCAGGCCGCGGGGCCGAGACTGCAACCGGTAGGCCTGGGGAGGGGCACCCGATGAGACCGTCAGCCTCGTGAGGACAGAAACTATGCCTCCCCTTCCAAAATGAgacatttcaagaaaattaagacgTCACATTCTTCTTCATAGTCCCACCAGGTCAAAATATAGAAATGCCCACAAAAGACAGTCAACAGGCAATGCTTTTAGGACTAACAAGGCAAGAAGGAAATGATGTACACACAAGCTAGCTACGTTCAGATGAGGAAGGGGATCTCATTTCCCAGTGCCTTTCCTCTTGCCATTTCCAAGACTCACCAGGTGGTGGTGTGTTTGATAAAACTCAGGCGTGCAGGGCTTCACCTGAAGGCAGGGAGGACCATCTCCGTGGTCTAGGGAGTGCTCCACTGCATCTGTGGCACACAAACCAGAAAAACTAGCTTATAGTCTACTCGGCAATCTTAGTATCTTCATATAACTTCAGGTACCCTTTGGTCTCGCTCACTCCCCTGGTTCGTAAGCACTACAGAGACAGAGATCCTGTTTGCTTTTGCTCATTACAGGATCCTCTGCACTTGACCTGCCTATAGTAGTAGGTGCTCAACCCAAAGAATGACTGAATGGGGTATGGGGTATCTGATAAAAGTCTTATTCTAATCAGTACGCTATCACTGTGAAGTAACTCAGctgtatacaaacacacaccaaTCACGTGAAGGAATCTTTGGCCCTTGTTGCTCCAAGGGCCAAtcaccattaaaaaaatcatctgtgATGGAAGGAAAACAGGTCCAACCTACACCCCACCTAAACTGTCCTGCTGGTTCCTAACAAATGCACTGAGGAAAGTGTGCCAGTTATAAACAAAAATAGGTATCACACTGGGCAAAGTCAGATACCAGTCAAGGAAACAGAAGTCAATCTGCAACAGGGGACTGGTTGGGGCGGAGATGGGGTTGTGCTATTTTACATCATCAGTTCTTACCTGGAGACAGGTGGAGCCGCTTGTGGCGGGTACAGGACTCACACACCGGGAAAGGGAGACTCAGGTCATAGTCACAGCTCAACTGTAAGAAAGCAGGACCCACCAAGCCAGGCTCAGGGGAGCTGGTTCAGATCAAGTAACACAGAACCCTagtcccccaccccaacccatccCCACTGTCTGAAAGATGCCCTTCCCACCAAACTAGCCTTTCTCAACACACACAGCCTAGGGCTCCATACCGGCGGGACTACAGGCTGAAGACCAGACAGGGTTCTGAGCAGCAGCTCCTCCAGGTGACTCTGCTTGGTCTCCCTCAGGGCCACACAGAAGGCATCAAAGGCCTGGGGGCCTCTCTTGGGCAGCAAGTTGAGGAGTTCCACGTTCTGGCCGAAACTGCCAGTCTTGGCCTACAAGGATAAAACATGACGTCACCTTTACTCACCCAACTGTAATCCTATTTCTCCAGGCGAGCTTCCCACTAACATCATCATCCGTCTCAAGAACTCCTTTTCACAGAAAGAAATGGATGTGTGAACTCCTTTCCGTTACTCGTGGATTCTGTCTGCTCTGTCAAATGCTTGAGGGCAGAAATGCACTTTCGCTGCCTTAGGGAAGCATGACATGCTTCCATGCTGTGCCATGCTCTGTTCTTGCTCTGACCACCCATGTATTTCCTTGGCTTTCCTCTTTTCCCTCAATACCTGAATGTGCTCTCTCATTTCCAAGGTGATAATGTCCTTCTCTAGGAGGTGTTCCAACAGTTCACTCAGCAGCAGCTCTTTGGCCAACACCACTCGGTTCTTTTTGAGAGCTTCCTGATGGTCAGGATGCATGCCACACCCTCTCAACATCCT encodes:
- the CASP2 gene encoding caspase-2 isoform X2, yielding MAAPSAGFQYPLQPKEQMAADRGRRMLRGCGMHPDHQEALKKNRVVLAKELLLSELLEHLLEKDIITLEMREHIQAKTGSFGQNVELLNLLPKRGPQAFDAFCVALRETKQSHLEELLLRTLSGLQPVVPPLSCDYDLSLPFPVCESCTRHKRLHLSPDAVEHSLDHGDGPPCLQVKPCTPEFYQTHHHLAYRLQSRPRGLALVLSNVHFTGEKDLEFRSGGDVDHSTLVTLFKLLGYKVHVLLDQTAQEMQEKLQNFAQLPVHRVTDSCIVALLSHGVEGGVYGVDGKLLQLQEVFRLFDNANCPSLQNKPKMFFIQACRGGASGSLGHLLLFTAATASLAL